Genomic segment of Streptomyces sp. NBC_01210:
CACCGTCATCGAGTACGTGGTGCCCCTGGCACTCCTGCTCTCCGACGGCGGCATCACCACGACCGCCGCGCTGACGCTCATGGTCGTCTTCCACCTCCACATCATGTCGACCTTCCCCATGGGCGTGCCGCTGGAGTGGAACGTCTTCTTCATCTTCTCGGCGCTGTTCCTCTTCGGGCACTACGCGGAGATCGGGGTGTCCTCCCTGGACTCTCCGTTCCTGGCCGTCCTGTTGCTGGTGTGCCTGGTCGCCGTGCCTGCGCTGGGGAACGCCAAGCCGCACCTGGTGTCGTTCCTGCCCGCGATGCGCTACTACGCCGGGAACTGGGCCACCAGCACCTGGTGCTTTCGCAGGGGGACAGAGGAGAAGCTGAACCCGCACATCACCAAGGCCGCCGGTATGGCCAAGGATCAGCTCGTCACAATCTACGGAGAGGACCTCGCCGAGCTGATGCTGCACAAGGGCATGGCCTGGCGTTCGATGCACACACACGGCCGGGCGCTCAACGGCCTGCTTCCCCGCGCCCTGGACGACACGGAGGCCTACGACCTGCGCGACGGCGAGTATGTGGCGGGCGGGATCCTGGGCTGGAACTTCGGCGATGGCCACCTGCACAACGAACAACTCCTGGACGCGGTACAGGAGCGTTGCGGTTTCGAGGAGGGCGAGCTGCGCGTCATCATTCTTGAATCACAGCCCCTGCACAGGCAGCGCCAGCATTACCGCATCGTGGATGCCGCAACCGGCCGGATCGAGGAGGGGTACGTGGACGTCAAGGACATGGTCACCCGGCAGCCGTGGCTTGCCGACGACGATGCCTCGATACCGGTGCGCACCGTCGACGGCAGCGCGCGGCGCGTTCACGCACAGGCGGAGACCGTGCATGAGTGACGCGATCGTGGTGGGGGCCGGCCCGAACGGGCTGGCCGCCGCCGTGGCCCTCGCTCAGCAGGGGGTGGCGGTCACCGTTGTGGAGGCCGCCGAGGAGATCGGCGGCGGGGCCAGGAGCAGCGAGCTGACCGTGCCCGGTGTGCTGCACGACCACTGCTCCGCCGTGCACCCGATGGCTGTTGCCTCCCCGTATCTTCAGTCTCTTGGCCTGGAGCGGTACGGCCTTCAGTGGCTTTGGCCCGAGGTGGATCTCGCGCATCCCCTGGCCTCGGGACGGGCGGGGGTGATGGTCCGCTCGATCGAGGAGACCGTCGGCACGCTCGGCGCGGACGGACCGGCCTGGCGCAGCCTGTTCGGCCCGCTGGCGTCGGGGTTCGACGCGCTGACCGAGGACCTCTTCAAGCCGATCGCGCATGTGCCCGCGCACCCGGCTCACCTCCTACGGTTCGGCCTGCGGGCGCTGTTGCCCGCTACCGCCATCGCCCGCCGCTGGCGGAGCGAGGAGGCGCGTGCCCTGTTCGCCGGGGTGGCGGCGCACGCCTTTCACCCGCTGACCCGACCCACCAGCGCTGCTGTGGGACTGATGCTCATCGCCGCCGGGCACCGGTACGGCTGGCCGGTGGTCCGTGGGGGCTCCCGCAACCTTGCCCAGGCGCTGGCCGCACTGCTCAAGGAGCGCGGCGGCACGATCGAGACCGGGGTGCGGGTGCGTTCCCTCGACGAGCTGCCCCCGGCGAGGGCGGTTGTGCTCGACGTCGCTCCGGGTGCCGCCGCCGACATCTGCGGGGATCGCATGCCCTCCCGTGTGGGGCGCGCCTACCGGAAGTGGCGCCACGGCCCGGGGGCGTTCAAGGTCGACCTTGCCGTCGAGGGCGGGGTGCCGTGGAGCAACGAGGCGTGCCGCCGGGCCGGTACCGTGCACCTGGGCGGCACCCTGGAGGAGGTCGTCCACGCCGAGCGGGAGGTCGGCCTGGGCCGCATGCCGCAGCGCCCGTTCGTGCTGCTCTCTCAGCAGTACCTCGCCGACCCCGGCCGCTCGGCCGGAGACGTCCACCCCATCTATGCGTACGCGCATGTGCCGCACGGCTACACAGGCGACGCAACGGAAGCCATCCTGGACCGCATTGAGCAGTTCGCCCCGGGATTCCGCGAGCGTATCGTCGGCCGCTACGTCCGCTCGACCGCCGAACTGCCGCTCTACAATCCGAACTACGTCGGGGGCGACATCGTGACCGGCGCCAACACGGCCC
This window contains:
- a CDS encoding DUF3556 domain-containing protein, with protein sequence MGFITPNLADFDLKKWRSRPYLQRIRPLAQHWAENGFGTPGAVYVLYLLKIVSYVLGGVAVTAATPGLGSMGDVASWWTEPIVYQKIVIWTLLFEVLGFGCGSGPLTLRFVPPVGAFLHWLRPGTVRLPPWPGRVPLTRGTRRTAFDVALYAAVISSAVWLLISPANAGPVSRENALGLIEPVRLIPLALSLALLGLRDKTVFLAARGEQYGLTLLVFCLPFTDMIIGLKLVMVALWWGAATSKLNRHFPFVVAIMISNSPLQRVKWLKRKLYRGYPDDLRPSKVSGFAAHMGTVIEYVVPLALLLSDGGITTTAALTLMVVFHLHIMSTFPMGVPLEWNVFFIFSALFLFGHYAEIGVSSLDSPFLAVLLLVCLVAVPALGNAKPHLVSFLPAMRYYAGNWATSTWCFRRGTEEKLNPHITKAAGMAKDQLVTIYGEDLAELMLHKGMAWRSMHTHGRALNGLLPRALDDTEAYDLRDGEYVAGGILGWNFGDGHLHNEQLLDAVQERCGFEEGELRVIILESQPLHRQRQHYRIVDAATGRIEEGYVDVKDMVTRQPWLADDDASIPVRTVDGSARRVHAQAETVHE
- a CDS encoding phytoene desaturase family protein, yielding MSDAIVVGAGPNGLAAAVALAQQGVAVTVVEAAEEIGGGARSSELTVPGVLHDHCSAVHPMAVASPYLQSLGLERYGLQWLWPEVDLAHPLASGRAGVMVRSIEETVGTLGADGPAWRSLFGPLASGFDALTEDLFKPIAHVPAHPAHLLRFGLRALLPATAIARRWRSEEARALFAGVAAHAFHPLTRPTSAAVGLMLIAAGHRYGWPVVRGGSRNLAQALAALLKERGGTIETGVRVRSLDELPPARAVVLDVAPGAAADICGDRMPSRVGRAYRKWRHGPGAFKVDLAVEGGVPWSNEACRRAGTVHLGGTLEEVVHAEREVGLGRMPQRPFVLLSQQYLADPGRSAGDVHPIYAYAHVPHGYTGDATEAILDRIEQFAPGFRERIVGRYVRSTAELPLYNPNYVGGDIVTGANTALQVALRPRVALDPYSTGIPGVFLCSAATPPGPGTHGMGGFNAAKSALRFLAR